The following proteins are co-located in the Colletotrichum lupini chromosome 4, complete sequence genome:
- a CDS encoding glycosyl hydrolase family 18: protein FLLRVYFFAFALCLSKFYTQLIRSRPSRSSRLGMMMSSRSFFSLILLIFLSCLLASTNAQEGTECSASLPCKVGCCSKFGFCGFGADYCSKSVCTNNCDRKAECDPGGFGKDYVNKTTCPLNVCCSKHGFCGTTEEFCGNKKVSRPSCTVDKSSKFKRVVGYYETWSASRSCNRFYPEQIPRGVYSHINIAFASINPTTFEIVPAKKEDLEMYKRVSALKAKDPNLKVLIAVGGWTFNDPGPTATTFSDIARSASAQKKFFDSTIKMLETYDLDGIDLDWEYPEADDRSGRPEDFANFPKFMKSLKAALKKYEVSTLFRPLIHFDLKALSPHVDFFNMMTYDFHGVWDKPNEFTMANVGWNSVGPYLNSHTNLTEIKGGLDLLWRNGVDKDKVTLGLAFYGRGFIASSFSCMSPGCTYESGTYAQACSAEVGVALNSEIEQLVSEQGAKATLNKDAAVKIVTWGGNNWLTFDDEETLRLKADYARSLCLGGVMVWAISHDTRAGKYSMALSRVAPRLFTSEMATEEDDGYVTDVEEHKQCRWTNCEENCPSDWTRMMRSGPGAGKNEYMVNGAGCGGRGEHKLCCPPGNKPTCGWYKHNNGDCDSGKSCPSGYKEIGSNNEYCHTQGGGFSPIRSYQAACCSVETDNMKLYSQCDWSAKIASSTWPSCEKATCGSDVIAFSGDGSGDAMCWGAWYKGGMEDSKKNKYCCDQPEEDKKWKDCEWQGMTDWTDEDTGLKFCDPSCSGGLTMVAMEHTGCSGGGARARCCKPGWTTSTTRYENSEDEYFESHIKLFMSNPVCSSNIFFGNPLKARDEQSASYSNGTLVSRQIWGIGDIQSFATEQYMEKMVSELFMGTPRESTKGIWNNTMLSYSEFNSLSYANLHDYQQAQGYDYYLQLGTQWPRYVVCNLGSINAAIKGGDGDGDGTCTITCACTRDDCCAEDDDTCINWSKDGETTALQKRGEKKPYPWIAVDPFTRAQASLPWNAPSYPSPGDLNVNTERTHFADAWTYDPNCANFDPIVIDLLPNGPTGPMIKGYENDHPFERKMTSIWGDDALFGRLAADVGESRYAVPFDFFTVSLQQTNAAGQTIQNMLMNTLGSKTNRGVMTLMIKDANLLKEKLWTLRDDLVSPTKMENLVYGNCPKDALDQIKKVLSVYRYHLRPGFHDKLKKVVNDFRDLLRIAEQHYASTHGGASPNAVNHFDEWFKTTLEKMRDVTQEVGNQWLPELARNPAVTGNAVDNSIRQNLVNAFNSLPDIDTTGFFP from the exons TTCCTGTTGAGAGTGTACTTCTTCGCTTTTGCGCTCTGTCTTTCCAAGTTCTATACTCAACTAATCAGGTCTCGACCGTCTCGATCGAGCAGATTGGGCATGATGATGTCTTCGAGGAGTTTCTTCTCTCTAATTCTTCTAATCTTCCTTTCATGCCTGCTCGCAAGTACCAACGCTCAGGAGGGTACCGAGTGTAGCGCATCTCTACCATGCAAGGTCGGATGTTGCAGTAAATTCGGCTTCTGTGGTTTCGGAGCTGATT ACTGCAGCAAATCCGTCTGCACTAACAACTGCGATCGCAAAGCAGAATGCGACCCTGGTGGCTTTGGCAAAGACTACGTCAACAAGACAACATGCCCGCTGAAC GTTTGCTGCTCAAAACACGGTTTCTGCGGAACCACTGAAGAGTTCTGCGGTAACAAGAAGGTCAGCAGGCCTAGCTGTACCGTCGACAAGAGTAGCAAGTTCAAGCGTGTCGTGGGATACTATGAGACATGGTCTGCCTCGCGATCTTGCAACCGCTTCTACCCAGAGCAAATTCCTCGTGGCGTTTATTCTCACATCAACATTGCCTTTGCCAGCATCAATCCCACGACTTTTGAGATTGTGCCTGCCAAGAAGGAAGACCTCGAGATGTACAAGCGAGTCTCTGCTCTCAAAGCCAAGGACCCCAATCTCAAAGTTCTGATTGCTGTTGGCGGTTGGACATTCAATGACCCAGGTCCAACTGCGACGACTTTCTCGGATATTGCGAGGTCTGCTAGTGCCCAGAAGAAGTTCTTCGATTCCACGATCAAGATGTTGGAAACCTATGACTTG GATGGCATTGATCTTGATTGGGAATATCCCGAGGCCGACGATCGAAGCGGACGACCTGAGGACTTTGCCAACTTTCCGAAATTCATGAAAAGTCTGAAAGCAGCTTTGAAGAAATACGAAGTTAGCACACTCTTCCGGCCTCTTATT CATTTTGATCTCAAGGCTCTCTCCCCGCACGTGGACTTCTTCAACATGATGACCTATGACTTCCATGGTGTATGGGATAAGCCGAACGAGTT TACAATGGCTAATGTCGGCTGGAACAGTGTTGGACCATACTTGAACAGCCATACGAACCTGACTGAGATCAAGGGGGGTCTTGATCTCCTCTGGCGCAATGGTGTAGACAAGGACAAAGTCACGCTAGGCCTCGCCTTCTATGGACGCGGTTTCATCGCTAGCAGTTTTTCCTGCATGTCTCCCGGGTGTACATACGAGTCGGGAACGTACGCTCAAGCCTGCAGCGCCGAAGTTGGCGTCGCCCTAAACTCAGAGATTGAACAGCTCGTTTCTGAGCAGGGGGCCAAGGCAACACTGAACAAAGATGCTGCCGTTAAGATTGTCACCTGGGGCGGCAACAACTGGCTCACCTTCGACGATGAGGAGACTCTTCGTCTCAAAGCGGACTACGCTCGCAGTCTATGCCTCGGCGGTGTCATGGTTTGGGCCATCTCACACGACACCAGAGCAGGAAAATACTCGATGGCTCTGTCTCGCGTCGCTCCTAGACTATTCACTTCTGAGATGGCTACGGAAGAAGACGACGGTTATGTCACCGATGTTGAGGAGCACAAACAATGTCGATGGACCAATTGCGAAGAAAATTGCCCTTCAGACTGGACTCGTATGATGCGAAGTGGCCCAGGTGCAGGGAAGAACGAGTACATGGTCAATGGGGCAGGCTGCGGTGGCCGTGGAGAACA TAAGTTATGCTGTCCTCCCGGCAACAAGCCAACTTGCGGGTGGTATAAACACAACAATGGCGACTGCGATA GTGGTAAATCCTGCCCCAGCGGCTATAAGGAAATCGGCAGCAACAACGAGTACTGCCACACCCAGGGTGGAGGCTTCTCGCCAATCAGGAGTTATCAAGCAGCTTGTTGCTCAGTGGAAACTGACAACATGAAGCTATATTCTCAATGTGACTGGAGTGCAAAGATTGCTTCGAGCACCTGGCCAAGTTGCGAAAAGGCTACCTGCGGTTCCGACGTCATCGCGTTCTCCGGTGACGGTAGTGGTGATGCAATGTGCTGGGGAGCCTGGTACAAGGGAGGTATGGAAGATTCAAAGAAGAATAAGTACTGCTGCGATCAACCTGAAGAAGACAAAAAGTGGAAGGACTGTGAATGGCAAGGCATGACAGAT TGGACAGATGAAGACACAGGCTTGAAGTTCTGCGACCCGTCATGCTCTGGTGGCCTTACCATGGTTGCCATGGAGCACACGGGATGCTCAGGCGGTGGTGCTAGGGCAAGGTGTTGTAAGCCTGGTTGGACGACCTCAACCACTCGGTATGAAAACAGCGAGGACGAATACTTTGAGAGTCACATCAAGT TGTTCATGTCGAATCCTGTCTGTTCAAGTAACATCTTTTTCGGAAACCCGCTCAAGGCTCGAGATGAGCAATCTGCCTCCTATTCGAATG GCACGCTTGTTAGCCGTCAGATTTGGGGTATTGGCGATATCCAGAGTTTCGCGACAGAGCAGTACATGGAGAAGATGGTTTCGGAGCTCTTCATGGGAACACCGCGAGAGTCGACAAAAGGCATCTGGAACAACACAATGCTCTCGTACTCTGAGTTCAATAGTCTGTCCTACGCCAATCTTCACGACTACCAGCAGGCTCAAGGGTACGACTACTATCTCCAATTGGGCACCCAATGGCCCCGATACGTCGTATGCAACTTAGGAAGCATCAATGCTGCCATCAAAGGAGGTGATGGTGATGGCGATGGTACCTGCACCATTACCTGTGCCTGCACTAGAGATGATTGCTGCGCTGAGGACGACGATACTTGCATCAACTGGAGCAAGGACGGCGAGACGACAGCTCTGCAGAAGAGAGGCGAAAAGAAGCCTTATCCTTGGATTGCTGTCGACCCTTTTACACGCGCCCAAGCGAGTTTGCCTTGGAACGCACCATCC TATCCCTCCCCTGGCGACTTGAACGTGAACACAGAGAGAACACATTTTGCCGATGCTTGGACATACGACCCAAATTGTGCCAACTTTGATCCAATCGTCATCGATCTCCTTCCCAATGGGCCCACGGGTCCGATGATCAAGGGATACGAGA ACGATCACCCCTTTGAACGCAAGATGACATCCATTTGGGGAGATGATGCGCTTTTTGGGCGACTTGCTGCCGATGTCGGTGAATCTAGATATGCTGTACCTTTTGACTTCTTCACTGTGTCGCTACAGCAGACCAACGCGGCAGGTCAAACGATTCAGAACATGTTGATGAATACGCTGGGCAGTAAGACGAATCGTGGGGTGATGACCTTGATGATCAAAGACGCGAATTTGCTTAAGGAGAAG TTATGGACACTCAGAGACGACCTCGTTTCCCCCACGAAGATGGAGAATCTTGTGTATGGAAATTGTCCGAAAGACGCGCTGGACCAGATCAAAAAG GTCCTTTCCGTCTACCGATACCATTTGCGTCCAGGATTTCACGACAAGCTCAAAAAGGTCGTCAATGATTTCCGCGACCTGCTCCGGATTGCAGAGCAGCATTACGCGAGTACTCACGGCGGTGCCAGCCCGAACGCAGTAAACCATTTTGATGAATGGTTCAAAACTACACTTGAGAAGATGAGGGACGTCACTCAGGAAGTCGGCAACCAATGGCTCCCCGAGTTGGCTCGCAACCCTGCTGTTACTGGCAACGCTGTTGACAATTCCATACGCCAGAACTTGGTGAATGCCTTCAACAGCCTTCCAGATATTGATACCACGGGATTCTTTCCTTGA
- a CDS encoding isoamyl alcohol oxidase, which produces MPCFVGVPKRGGCPKVGALTYGCKCYFGDTCWPKSNDWNQLNTTVEGNLHAHIPPEAVCHNTFNGTLGTIQTYDAAKCAELTAIYSDEQWSTDQLGLNLWKYFTNATCQPTENPEEPCTLGNYGVYVIGATKKAHIKAGIDFARDNNLRLIIRNTGHDFIGRSTGWGALIINTHSFQDITFTRQWTGPGDYSGSAVTLGAGVQGRALLRAANAQDPPVVVVTGECPTVGVAGGLVAGGGHGPLTTLHGMTADNALEFEAITAEGEYVTANADENPDLFYGLKGGGPSSYAVVTSVTFRTYPEEKAAGGVLYINGTSGVNETTFWEGIRVFHKWSNHFVDSGLYVYWELGPMMLNVQPFVAFGKTQGELDAIIKPMLDELKANNVPFESSTKGFGSFFALYTDLFHDEQAGTNALTGGWMFSHTDVEKRNDQIVDAFRTVATPREGLSGFMVGHFWNAGHAWPVANSATHPAFRNATNFIISVMPVPIGASLEQKADLQDVLTNIQDEALRQAGPDGCTYVNEADPFQPNWQDAFWGPVYPTLLELRKKWDPNGIFYAVATPGTEDWEEIEYNTRLCKKL; this is translated from the exons ATGCCATGTTTTGttggggtgcccaaaaggggggggtgcccaaaagtgggtgctttgacttatGGCTGCAAATGCTACTTTGGCGATACATGCTGGCCCAAGTCTAACGACTGGAACCAGCTCAATACGACGGTCGAAGGCAACTTGCATGCTCACATCCCTCCCGAAGCTGTCTGCCACAACACCTTCAACGGCACCCTCGGCACAATCCAAACATACGATGCGGCAAAGTGTGCTGAGCTTACTGCTATCTATTCGGATGAGCAATGGTC AACGGATCAACTGGGTCTTAACCTGTGGAAGTACTTCACCAACGCAACATGTCAGCCTACCGAAAACCCCGAAGAGCCTTGTACGCTAGGCAACTATGGTGTCTATGTTATTGGGGCGACCAAGAAGGCACACATCAAAGCCGGTATCGATTTTGCCAGGGACAACAACCTCCGCCTCATCATCCGCAACACGGGCCACGACTTCATCGGACGTAGTACCGGTTGGGGCGCCCTCATCATCAACACTCATAGTTTCCAGGACATCACTTTTACCAGGCAATGGACCGGTCCCGGTGACTACTCCGGCAGCGCTGTCACGCTCGGCGCCGGAGTCCAAGGCCGCGCCCTGCTGAGGGCAGCCAATGCCCAAGATCCtcccgtcgtcgtcgtcaccgGTGAGTGCCCCACCGTAGGCGTCGCCGGAGGTCTCGTTGCCGGAGGAGGCCACGGCCCTCTGACGACACTGCACGGCATGACTGCCGACAACGCACTCGAGTTCGAGGCCATCACCGCCGAAGGCGAGTACGTCACCGCCAACGCTGACGAGAATCCTGATCTCTTCTACGGCCTCAAGGGCGGCGGGCCTTCTTCGTACGCCGTCGTGACATCAGTGACGTTCCGGACGTACCCCGAGGAAAAGGCAGCCGGAGGGGTTTTGTATATCAATGGAACCAGCGGAGTCAACGAGACAACTTTCTGGGAGGGAATTCGCGTGTTCCACAAATGGTCTAACCATTTCGTCGACAGTGGTTTGTACGTTTACTGGGAGCTCGGTCCGATGATGCTCAATGTGCAACCGTTTGTGGCGTTTGGGAAGACGCAAGGGGAACTCGATGCAATCATCAAGCCTATGCTTGACGAGCTCAAGGCCAACAACGTCCCCTTTGAGTCTTCCACCAAAGGCTTCGGCTCATTCTTTGCCCTTTACACGGATCTTTTCCACGACGAACAAGCTGGCACCAACGCCTTGACTGGCGGTTGGATGTTCAGCCACACTGATGTTGAGAAGCGGAACGACCAGATCGTTGATGCTTTCAGGACTGTTGCCACTCCCCGAGAAGGCCTATCTGGTTTCATGGTGGGACATTT TTGGAATGCTGGCCATGCATGGCCGGTGGCAAACAGTGCGACACATCCAGCCTTCAGAAACGCGACCAACTTCATCATCAGTGTCATGCCGGTACCCATTGGCGCCAGTCTTGAACAGAAGGCTGACCTGCAAGACGTTTTGACCAACATTCAGGATGAGGCCTTGAGACAGGCTGGTCCTGATGGATGTACCTACGTCAACGAG GCTGATCCCTTCCAACCTAATTGGCAAGACGCTTTCTGGGGCCCGGTCTACCCTACGCTGCTTGAGTTGCGTAAGAAGTGGGACCCCAACGGCATCTTTTACGCCGTTGCGACTCCTGGTACAGAAGACTGGGAAGAGATTGAGTACAACACGAGACTCTGCAAGAAGCTGTAG
- a CDS encoding NUDIX domain-containing protein: MSSQGQEPRSPQSYLPLINKVDNVPLSFDFNTLYRLFLPNDSRPHGFMVQSTVERLPWTLDFRIDHAERVVQLLNSTVKDDEDIGMTCTAAFQRVVDAAIASDSFPSLNKLHSEHFKIIGANHFVSIERFPAPLFGISSRGAHMTAYVKTSEGMKIWVPRRSAHLFTFPNLLDTTVAGGVKAEDSPFDCIIAEATEEASLPADFVKENARAVGAVTYCSLNKQKGTFFPTVLYVYDLELPESIEPQPGDDEVSGFKLMSIDQVKDAMLGEQFKPNCVLVMLDFFIRHNTITSENNDEYLEIVTRMRRHLPVPTSPERRFTVDEPGNTSYLGFIHCGRASFEPSFNKSLGGDYQTHEAYAVVSCAASYFLFISSTMTAFVLKHYRYTHLLR, encoded by the exons ATGAGTTCCCAAGGCCAAGAACCTCGTAGCCCTCAAAGCTATTTGCCTCTGATCAATAAAGTCGACAA TGTCCCGCTGAGCTTTGACTTCAATACTCTCTACAGACTCTTTCTACCTAATGATTCTAGGCCACATGGCTTCATGGTTCAAAGCACGGTAGAGCGTCTTCCGTGGACCCTAGATTTCCGTATCGACCACGCTGAGCGTGTAGTGCAGTTGCTCAACTCCACGGTCAAGGATGACGAGGACATTGGCATGACATGCACAGCTGCCTTCCAGCGCGTCGTCGACGCCGCAATCGCGTCTGATTCATTCCCCTCACTGAACAAGCTCCACAGCGAGCATTTCAAAATTATCGGCGCGAACCACTTTGTCTCGATTGAGCGATTTCCAGCACCTCTGTTCGGCATCTCGTCGCGCGGGGCACACATGACGGCCTATGTCAAAACAAGCGAAGGGATGAAGATCTGGGTACCGAGGCGGAGCGCACACCTCTTCACCTTCCCGAACCTACTTGATACCACTGTCGCGGGCGGCGTCAAGGCCGAGGACTCGCCCTTTGACTGCATCATCGCCGAGGCGACGGAGGAGGCGTCGCTGCCTGCTGACTTTGTTAAGGAGAATGCTCGAGCTGTCGGAGCTGTGACGTACTGCAGCTTGAACAAGCAAAAGGGAACATTTTTCCCGACTGTTCTCTATGTCTACGATCTTGAGCTGCCTGAGTCGATCGAGCCTCAGCCGGGGGATGATGAGGTTTCCGGTTTTAAGCTGATGTCGATTGACCAGGTCAAGGATGCCATGCTGGGTGAGCAATTCAAGCCCAACTGCGTTCTGGTCATGCTCGACTTCTTCATCCGCCATAACACCATCACCTCTGAAAATAATGATGAGTATCTGGAAATTGTCACTAGGATGCGGCGGCATCTTCCGGTACCAACCAGTCCGGAACGAAG ATTCACTGTAGACGAGCC TGGCAACACCTCATACCTTGGATTCATTCATTGCGGACGAGCATCATTTGAGCCTTCCTTTAAC AAATCTCTCGGAGGGGATTACCAAACTCATGAGGCGTACGCTGTTGTTTCCTGTGCGGCGTCTTACTT TCTGTTTATCTCTTCTACAATGACTGCTTTCGTGCTTAAGCATTATCGATACAC TCATTTGCTCAGATAA